The Methyloceanibacter sp. wino2 nucleotide sequence CGATGGCAACGCCCGATCCGCGCAACGTCGCCACAAGCTCCTTCAGGAGCGCGAAGGCGTTTGCGAACGGTGCAAGGTCGGTGATCTGGCTGCCGATATGCATATGGACGCCCGCCGGCTGGATGCCGGGAAGCTCGGTTGCCTGGCGATAAAGCGAGGGCGCCGCGTCGAAGGGGATGCCGAACTTGTTCTCCGCCTTGCCGGTCGAAATCTTGTGATGGGTGCCGGCGTCCACGTCCGGATTTACGCGAAAGGCGATCCGGGCCGTCTTGCCCATCGCGGCCGCGACCTCGCTGAGGGCGTAGAGCTCCGGTTCGGACTCGACGTTGAAGGCGTAGATGCTTGCGTCCAGGGCGAACGCCATCTCGTCCTTGGTCTTGCCGACCCCGGAAAAGACCACGCGCTCACCCGGTACGCCGACAGCCAGCGCCCGGCGCAGTTCGCCTTCGGACACCACATCCATGCCGGCGCCTTGCTTCGCGAGCGTCGCCAGCACGCCGAGATTGGAGTTGGCCTTGATGGCGTAGCAGACGAGCGTGTCCGGGCGCGCGGCGAACGCATCGGCGAAGACGCCGATGTGCCGCTCGAAGGTCGCGGTCGAATAGCAATAGAAGGGCGTTCCGACGTCGGCGGCCAAGGCGCACAGATCGACGTCCTCGGCGTGCAGAACAGGGTCCTCGGATACGCCGCGCCGGTAGGCGAAATGATGCATGGGACGAAAGTTGTCTGGGGCCTAGATCGTTCGGGCCGGGCTAGTGAATGATGTCGTCGAGGATCGGGATGCGCCGATCAGGAGCGTCGGACTGTTTGGTCGAGGGATCGGCGGGAACCTCGGGGTAGCGGGCCTCGGGACGCTCAAGCGAACCGCGGCGCCCGCAGCCGGAAAGGCCGACGGCGAGAACAAGCGCCAATGATAAGAGAATGCGCGTGGCGCTTCCCATCACTACCATCCCTTGAGGGTCTGACCCTGTCTTCGTCTAAAACGCGTGTCCCGCGAAATAAAGTCCCGTGCCGGCGGGCGTCTTGCGCGCCCGTCCAGACCTTCTTTTATCGCGAGACGGCGTCCTTCTCCAAACGCTTTATCCAGCGCTTGGCTTCACGCCGCACGTTCGAAGGGGCGGTGCCGCCGTAGCTGGTCCGGCTTTTGGCAGAGCGGGCCGGATCCAGGACGTTGAACACGTCGTCGGTGATTCTCGGTTCCACGCCCTGCAGGTCGGACAGCTGCAACCTCTTGAGGTCAATACCTTTTTTCTCGGCCAGCGCCACGATCGTGCCGGTGATGTGATGCGCCTCGCGGAAGGGCGTGTCGAGGTTCTGCACCAGCCAGTCGGCCAGATCCGTCGCCGTCGAGTATTCGCTCCCGGCAGCTTTCTTCATCGCCTTGGCGTTCACCTCGAGGTCCGCGACCATGCCGGAAAGGGCGGAAATCCCCAATTTCAGGGCATCGAGCGCGTCGAAGACGGGCTCCTTGTCCTCCTGCATGTCCTTCGCATAGGCGAGCGGCAGCCCCTTCATGACCATCAGCAGGGCCTGGAAGGCGCCGGCGATGCGGCCGGTCTTGGCCCGCACCAGCTCAGCGGCGTCCGGGTTGCGCTTCTGGGGCATGATCGAGGACCCGGTCGAGAACGAATCCGACAGCCGGGCAAAGCCGAACTGGGGCGACGTCCACAGCACGATCTCTTCTGCCAGCCGGGACAGGTGGACCGCGGCGATCGAGGCCGCGGCCAGCGTTTCGAGTGCGAAGTCCCGGTCGGAGACCGAATCGAGCGAATTGGCCGTCGGCCGGTCGAACCCAAGTGCCTTGGCCGTGTGGTGCCTGTCGACCGGGAAGCTCGTGCCGGCGAGCGCCGCCGATCCCAGCGGACACTCGTTCAGCCGCTTGGCCGCGTCGAGGAACCGCCCGCGGTCGCGGGCGAACATCTCCACATAGGCGAGGCAATGATGGCCGAACGTGATGGGCTGGGCGGTCTGCAAATGGGTGAACCCCGGCATGACCGTCGCGGCTTCCTCGAGCGCCCGGGTCGCCAGCGCAAGCTGAAGCTGCGCTAGGCCCGCCTCGATGAGGCCGATCTCGTCGCGGACATAGAGCTTGAAGTCGGTGGCAACCTGATCGTTGCGGGACCGGGCCGTATGGAGCTTGCCGGCCACCGGGCCGATAATCTCCTTCAGCCGGTTCTCCACATTGAGGTGGATGTCCTCCAAGGCTCGCGAGAATTTGAAGTCGCCCGCCTCGATCTCTGCAAGGATTTGGTCAAGTCCATCGGCGATCTTGGACGCATCGCCGGGCGCAAGAATGCCCGTCGCCTCGAGCATAGCGACGTGCGCCTTCGACGCCTCGATGTCATGCCGCCAGAGCCGCTTGTCGAAATCGATGGAGGCATTTATGTCCTCCATGATGTCGGAGGGGCTAGAGGCGAAACGGCCGCCCCACATTGTGTTGGTCATGGTGGTCCGGTCTGAAGTTTAGGTGAGTTCTTAGGAACTCAGGTTCAAAGAGAACGACGTGAACAGTTCGCAGAAACGCAAGCACACGACATCCCCGGCCACATATGCGGTCGCAGTCGCGGTCGCACTCCTCGCCGGGTTCGGCACGGTATATTGGCTTTCCACCCCGTCTGACAATCGTTCGGACGCACCTTCCTCGGTCGGATCCGCTACGGATCGGACCGGCGGCGCTGGCGCGGGGCCTCTGAAGGGGCTGAATACCGGTGCGATGACGGCTTTCGTGGTGCGTCCCGAGCCGGTGACGCCGCCTGATTTCGCCTTCGAAGCGCCCGGCGGGGCGGCGGTGACGTCCGAGGATCTGAAGGGCAAGGTGGTGCTCCTGAATGTCTGGGCTACGTGGTGCGTGCCTTGCCGGGAGGAGATGCCCCAGCTCAACGCGCTGCAGTCGGAGCTTGGCGGCGACGGCTTCGAAGTGGTCGCCCTCAATATCGACAAGGGCGGTCCGGAAAAGGCCGAGACGTTCCTCGAGGAGACAGGGGCGACCGACCTCAAGGCCTATTACGATCCGAGCGGCAAACTCTTTTCGACCCTCAAGGCGGTGGGCATGCCGACCACGCTGCTGATCGACCCGGAAGGGAAGGAGATGGGGCGTCTCGTCGGCCCGGCCAATTGGGCCGCGCCCGAAGCCAAAGCCTTGATCGAGGCGGCGATCGGCGCAGCGCAAAGCGGATCCCAGTGACACACGTTCAGTCCGACGAGGCGGTCCGCTACTGGTTCGAGACGCTCTCGCCGGATGATTGGTACGGGGCGCCGCCCGAGGTCGATGCGGAGATCGCGCGCCGGTTCGGCCACGTCTATGAGAGTCTGAGAGACGCGGTCCCTGGCGACTGGCTACGGACGCCGCAGGGCAGGCTCGCCGCGATCCTCGTGCTCGATCAGTTTCCCCGCAACATCTATCGCGGCACGCCGCGGGCGTTCGCGACGGACGAGAAGGCCTTGGCTTTGTCGAAGGATGCCATCGCGGCCGGTGCGGATAGGGAGCTGCCGCCGGATCAGCGCGCCTTTCTCTATATGCCGTTCCAGCACGCGGAAGACTTGGCGGATCAGCGCCGGTCCGTCGAGCTCTTCGAGGCCCTGGGCAACCCGAACAATCTGGATTTCGCCGTCCGCCACTATGACATCATCGCGCGGTTCGGCCGGTTCCCGCATCGGAACGACGTGCTCGGCCGGGCGTCCACGCCGGAGGAACTGGCGTTCCTGAAAGAACCGGGCTCGTCGTTCTAGGGCGCCGCTAGCGCACGGGTGAGAGCGCGTCTTCCTCGAGCCGATAGGTGTAGTTGCAGGTCTCGTCCTTTGGCCGGTTGCAGGGCAGGCCGTAGGTCGTCACGTGCATCAGGCGCTCTTTGCCGCTCGTGGAGAATTTGTGGCTCTTCACGAAATCCTCGAAGACCTTGTCCCAGTCATCGCCGCTCGAATAGTAGAGCTGCAACAGGCAGCCGTTATCGCTGCAGGCCGGGTTGCTTCCGTTTTTGCAGACGAGCTTGCTGTAGTCGGCGATCCAGTCGGGGCGTCCGTCGCCGTTGAGGTCGTCACTCTGCAGGACATTGGCGACGTCGGGCTTCCCGTCATCCTTGCGGCACCGATCCGCGGCCTCCGCGACCGTCTCGGCCATCTCATCTGGGAACTCCGCCATGAGCTCCGCCGCCGCATGGGGCGCCAGCGGGCCCGATAGGAAGGCAAAGGCTGCGATTGTCAGAAGGGTAAGCCTGGGCGTCACGGTGAGGGCGTCAGTTCAAGGGCGGCAGTGGTGTCGGTACGTCGGCCAGTCGCGTGACCGGTGTTTGAGACGGGAACAAGTCCGGCGTGAATTCAGGCCGAATGGCCCCGTAATTCGGACCGCAAATGATCTTCCCAAGATGTACGGGACGGTCGTCCCGGTCGGCCGGCAGGGGCAGGCCGTTCAAACTGGTTCCGAACAACGATTTCCAGAAATAGCGTTTGAAGCCGTTCTCGAGGAGTTGAGCGGCGCGTTCATTGCGGATGCGGGTCGATTTCTCGCCGAGGACTACGGCCACCAGCTTACGGCCGTCCCGCGTCGCGCTGACCACGATGTTGAAGCCGGAGTGGCAGATGAAGCCCGTCTTCATGCCGTCGGCTCCGTTGAAGGTGCGCAACAGGCCGTTATGGGTCCGGAGCTGCCGCTTCGCGACGCTGACCGACGTCATCGAGAAGATGTCGGCGTATTCCGGGAACTCGATAATGAGCGCGCGCGCGAGGCGCCCCAAATCGCGTGCGGTCGTATATTGCTGCTCATTCGGCAAGCCGTGCGGGTTCGCAAATTGGGTGCTGGTCATCCCCAACCGCTTTGCCGCCTCGTTCATGCGCTCGACAAAGGCTTCCTCGGACCCGCCGACGGTCTCCGCCACCATGACGGCCACGTCGTTGGCGGACTTGACGATGATGACGCGGATCGCTGTTTCGAGCGGGATCGACGAGCCGACCGGCAGTCCTAGCTTGGTCGGTGGCTGGGCCAGCGCATTCTTGGTGACGACGGCTGGGGTGTCGGGTTTGACCTCGCCATTGCGCAGCGCGTGGAAGGCGACATAGGCCGTCATCATCTTGGTGAGCGAGGCCGGGAACCAGAGCGTGTCGGGGTCCTCGGCGTAGAAGACGGTGCCGTTATAGGGTTCGAAGACGAGGGCGGGGCTGGCTTTGGCGGCGCCTGGACCCAGAAGCGCGGCAACGGCGACAAGGCAAAAAAAGGCACGCCTCAGCATGAAAATTTATCCCCTTCGGTCCTTGCGCCGCGCATCCGTCCGGATTGCGGCGGCACGGCCGAGACTGCACGGAAACATGTCTCCGGCTCAATCCTCCAGCGCGGATTGGCCGCCTTGTTTCACACGCAAATTCGACTGTTCCGTGACAGGCACCACCCAGGTGGCCGCAAGACGCTTGCAGCCACTCTACCCGCCGCAACACTAGCGTCCTTGCGCGGTTTCGCAAGCTGAGCGCGGGGATTTTGTGCGGTTTTCAAACGCACCCGGGCGGCGCCGATTTGAGCGGGGTCAATGATTTCACATTCGGGACAAGCCACCTTATTAGAAGGTACTAATATGAGGAGTGGAAGCAATGAGCACCTGGCAGAAAGTTCCTCTGCCCTGGAAGGCCGGCGGTCTCCTTCTTGGGGTGGTTTTCTTCGTTGCCGTATTGCTGGTGAAGCCCATCGGCGTCTCCACGCAGTTCGTCATTCTCGACGGCATTCTGTGGGACGCGGCCGACACGACCGTCGTGGTTCCCTCCGACGAGGCCAAGAGCGGCTACGCGAGCACCAATGCGTATCTCGACAAGAGCGGCGGCAAATACGCGAAGAGCGTCGCCAATCCGCTGAATTACGGATTCGTCTTCGTCATTGCGATGATGGTGGGGGCGTTCATCTCCGCGCTTCTGCGCGGCGGCGTGCCGAAGAGCGAACGGGCTATGCCGGGGGTCTGGCGTGCCAATTACGGCGACTCGCCGTGGCGCCGCTATGCGGCGACGTTTATCGCCGGGTTCCTTGTTCTGTTCGGCGCACGGCTCGCGGGCGGTTGCACTTCGGGGCACATGATGAGCGGTATGATGCAAACGTCGCTCTCCGGCTACATCTTTGCCGCCGGGGCTTTCCTCGCCGGCATCCCGCTGGCCATCTATCTCTTCAACAGGGAGGACTGAGCCATGAGCACGATCCTACTCGCGATTCTCGTCGGGGCGGCATTCGGCTTCGCGCTCGACCGGGTCGGCGCGACCAACCCCGGCTACATCATCTGCATGCTGAATTTGACTGATCTGCACCTGATGAAGACGATCCTCACCGGGATCGGCGTGGCGTCGATCTTCTTGTTCGGCGGTCTCCTGCTGGGGCTGGTCGATCCCGGGCATCTGTCGGTGAAGACGGCCTATTACGGCGTATTTGTCGGTGGCTTGCTGCTGGGAATCGGCTTCGCCGTGGCGGGCTATTGTCCGGGGACGGGCCTGACGGCCATGGCGACTGGGCGCATCGATGCGGTCTTCTTCGTGCTGGGCGGGCTGATCGGCGCCGGCGTCTACATGCTGGCCTTTGGCGGCCTCGCCGGTTCGGCGTTGCTGGAACCGATCGCCGGCGGTAAGGCGACACTCGCGCCGGTGGCGGGTACGGACTATCCGTCCTTGCTCAGCTCGATTTCGGGCGAGTGGCTCGGCCTTGCGATCGGCATGGCCTTCGTCATCGTCGCCTGGCTGCTGCCCAAGCGGGTTGGAAGCGGCCGCACGATGTCGGCCGCCGCCGAGTAACGCTAGACGACGCGGTGGTCGAGGATCCAATCGGCTGCGGCCGGGAGGTCCTCCGCCACTGCCGTCGGTGGCGGTTCGAAACGGCGCTCGTCTCCATCGCGGTATTTGCCGGTACGCACGAGAATGGCCTGTGCCAGGCCAGCCTTGAGCGCGCCGGCAACATCGCTTTCCGCGTCGTCGCCCACCATCACGGCGTTCTCCGGCGCACAGCCCATGCTGGCGAGTGCCGCTTCGAAGAAATCGGGCGACGGCTTTCCGAGCACGATCGCCTCCTTGCCGCTCGAAAATTCCAGGGCGGTCACGAAGGCGCCCGCATCCAGGCTGAGCTTGCCGTCCTCGTCCATGAAGGTGCGGTTCTTGGC carries:
- the lysA gene encoding diaminopimelate decarboxylase, with translation MHHFAYRRGVSEDPVLHAEDVDLCALAADVGTPFYCYSTATFERHIGVFADAFAARPDTLVCYAIKANSNLGVLATLAKQGAGMDVVSEGELRRALAVGVPGERVVFSGVGKTKDEMAFALDASIYAFNVESEPELYALSEVAAAMGKTARIAFRVNPDVDAGTHHKISTGKAENKFGIPFDAAPSLYRQATELPGIQPAGVHMHIGSQITDLAPFANAFALLKELVATLRGSGVAIEFVNLGGGLGIPYRTDEPDPPLPTDYARLVNESMGDLGVRLLFEPGRMIAGNAGILVSRVLYVKTAPEKTFTIVDAAMNDLIRPTLYEAYHRILPVIEPGPETATRITDVVGPVCETGDYLALARPLPELNPGDLIAVMTAGAYGAVQASQYNSRLLVPEVLVSGADYCVTRPRPSYEDMLAAERLPDWL
- a CDS encoding lipoprotein, with protein sequence MGSATRILLSLALVLAVGLSGCGRRGSLERPEARYPEVPADPSTKQSDAPDRRIPILDDIIH
- the argH gene encoding argininosuccinate lyase, which codes for MTNTMWGGRFASSPSDIMEDINASIDFDKRLWRHDIEASKAHVAMLEATGILAPGDASKIADGLDQILAEIEAGDFKFSRALEDIHLNVENRLKEIIGPVAGKLHTARSRNDQVATDFKLYVRDEIGLIEAGLAQLQLALATRALEEAATVMPGFTHLQTAQPITFGHHCLAYVEMFARDRGRFLDAAKRLNECPLGSAALAGTSFPVDRHHTAKALGFDRPTANSLDSVSDRDFALETLAAASIAAVHLSRLAEEIVLWTSPQFGFARLSDSFSTGSSIMPQKRNPDAAELVRAKTGRIAGAFQALLMVMKGLPLAYAKDMQEDKEPVFDALDALKLGISALSGMVADLEVNAKAMKKAAGSEYSTATDLADWLVQNLDTPFREAHHITGTIVALAEKKGIDLKRLQLSDLQGVEPRITDDVFNVLDPARSAKSRTSYGGTAPSNVRREAKRWIKRLEKDAVSR
- a CDS encoding TlpA disulfide reductase family protein, translating into MNSSQKRKHTTSPATYAVAVAVALLAGFGTVYWLSTPSDNRSDAPSSVGSATDRTGGAGAGPLKGLNTGAMTAFVVRPEPVTPPDFAFEAPGGAAVTSEDLKGKVVLLNVWATWCVPCREEMPQLNALQSELGGDGFEVVALNIDKGGPEKAETFLEETGATDLKAYYDPSGKLFSTLKAVGMPTTLLIDPEGKEMGRLVGPANWAAPEAKALIEAAIGAAQSGSQ
- a CDS encoding DUF924 family protein encodes the protein MTHVQSDEAVRYWFETLSPDDWYGAPPEVDAEIARRFGHVYESLRDAVPGDWLRTPQGRLAAILVLDQFPRNIYRGTPRAFATDEKALALSKDAIAAGADRELPPDQRAFLYMPFQHAEDLADQRRSVELFEALGNPNNLDFAVRHYDIIARFGRFPHRNDVLGRASTPEELAFLKEPGSSF
- a CDS encoding D-alanyl-D-alanine carboxypeptidase family protein, whose product is MLRRAFFCLVAVAALLGPGAAKASPALVFEPYNGTVFYAEDPDTLWFPASLTKMMTAYVAFHALRNGEVKPDTPAVVTKNALAQPPTKLGLPVGSSIPLETAIRVIIVKSANDVAVMVAETVGGSEEAFVERMNEAAKRLGMTSTQFANPHGLPNEQQYTTARDLGRLARALIIEFPEYADIFSMTSVSVAKRQLRTHNGLLRTFNGADGMKTGFICHSGFNIVVSATRDGRKLVAVVLGEKSTRIRNERAAQLLENGFKRYFWKSLFGTSLNGLPLPADRDDRPVHLGKIICGPNYGAIRPEFTPDLFPSQTPVTRLADVPTPLPPLN
- a CDS encoding YeeE/YedE thiosulfate transporter family protein; translation: MSTWQKVPLPWKAGGLLLGVVFFVAVLLVKPIGVSTQFVILDGILWDAADTTVVVPSDEAKSGYASTNAYLDKSGGKYAKSVANPLNYGFVFVIAMMVGAFISALLRGGVPKSERAMPGVWRANYGDSPWRRYAATFIAGFLVLFGARLAGGCTSGHMMSGMMQTSLSGYIFAAGAFLAGIPLAIYLFNRED
- a CDS encoding YeeE/YedE thiosulfate transporter family protein; the encoded protein is MSTILLAILVGAAFGFALDRVGATNPGYIICMLNLTDLHLMKTILTGIGVASIFLFGGLLLGLVDPGHLSVKTAYYGVFVGGLLLGIGFAVAGYCPGTGLTAMATGRIDAVFFVLGGLIGAGVYMLAFGGLAGSALLEPIAGGKATLAPVAGTDYPSLLSSISGEWLGLAIGMAFVIVAWLLPKRVGSGRTMSAAAE